One Malania oleifera isolate guangnan ecotype guangnan chromosome 10, ASM2987363v1, whole genome shotgun sequence genomic region harbors:
- the LOC131166084 gene encoding uncharacterized protein LOC131166084 gives MAAPAPRTIMDFMQLEYATASSSTILPYDELNFMMQRGRTSLLPEFYGTESECPYQHLAEFELTCNMFFSHAKADESIRLNLFLATLQDRALIWFHSLRPHSITNWTDMEREFSHMFCSSQKTQFLQEQILNFVQQDDETFRACWERFKDLLRTCPHHGFDSWRLADYFYSALTPDWKCFVQTMSNGEPVSEDPDQVLSFFDYLADNVPQCNTRYTQAPMTAHPISTISGGDAYEPPNCPDIPLPQYQPQQISQSCTPSEFLEDSITQMANMLQQFMQTQIDHNNELRDTINAISTQLDILENEKTLAEPQPSSQEYQQPQQQIHDISLETTEETITFSSEKDDPQSEMLIVGQIVVPAPEVTTEIDEFKEKLEETSPKAEHLVDEETNTHTEYQPVVPHTPSSETMEPSSPPESDVKEPNEDADSCSGMMVCTPDKEGDQSGELIIFKEPGKTFNVNASEELQV, from the exons atggctgcacctgcaccgcgcacgataatggattttatgcagcttgaatatgccactgcatcctcttctactattttgccttatgatgagcttaatttcatgatgcagcgcgggaggacgtcactgctacccgagttctatgggacggaatctgagtgcccatatcagcacttagcagagtttgaattaacctgcaacatgtttttctctcatgctaaagcTGACGAATCTAtccgactgaatttatttcttgctactttgcaggatagggcactgatctggtttcattccttgagacctcactctatcactaattggactgatatggagcgtgaattttcGCATATGTTTtgttcctcacagaaaactcaatttttgcaggaacagattcttaattttgtgcagcaggatgacgagacatttagggcttgctgggagcgattcaaggatctactacgcacttgtccacatcacgggtttgactcatggaggttagctgattatttttatagtgctcttacccctgattggaagtgttttgtccagactatgtctaatggagagcccgtcagcgaggatccagatcaagtattatcattctttgattacttagctgacaatgtcccacagtgcaacacacgatacactcaggcacccatgactgcacatcctatcagcacaattagtggtggtgatgcatatgaaccaccaaactgcccagatATTCCTctgcctcaataccagccacaacagatctctcagagtTGTACGCCAtcagaatttctggaggatagcataactcagatggcgaacatgctccagcagttcatgcaaactcaaatcgatcataataatgaattgcgggacaccattaatgcgataagcacacagttggacatcttagaaaacgagaaaacactcgcagaacctcagcctagttctcaagagtaccagcaaccgcaacaacaaatacatgatattTCTCTTGAGACAACAGAGGAAACCATCACCTTTAGTAGCGAGAAAGACgacccccaatctgaaatgctcatcgtcggacaaatAGTTGTCCCAGCACCAGAAGTTAcgactgaaatagatgaattcaaagaaaaattagaggaaacgagcccaaaagcggagcatttagttgatgaggagactaatactcatacggagtaccaacctgtggtacctcatactccgagctcagaaaccatggaaccgtcatccccgcctgaatcagatgttaaggagcctaatgaggatgcagactcttgcagtggtatgatggtatgtacacccgataaagagggtgaccagtctggtgagcttataattttcaaagaaccaggtaaaacctttaatgttaatgcttctgaagaactacag gtatga